One part of the Schistocerca piceifrons isolate TAMUIC-IGC-003096 chromosome 2, iqSchPice1.1, whole genome shotgun sequence genome encodes these proteins:
- the LOC124777791 gene encoding H/ACA ribonucleoprotein complex subunit GAR1-like, producing the protein MRILVCVFLFGLALAEEKQVEKRGLVGSLGSYDHGIISGYGGGYGGGYGGGYDGGYGGGFGGGYGGGYGGGISSAVGGARVTNIAITKQVPVPYPVTVQRTVPVPVKVPVTVPVNRPVPVPVPQPYPVPVQRPVPVPVSVPSPVPVPVPQPVVVNQPVPVVVGGGAGIGGGLGGGYGGGYGGGFGGGYGGGYGGAIGGGYGGGYAGGISGGYGGYGKYSH; encoded by the exons ATGAGGATCCTG GTGTGCGTGTTCCTGTTCGGACTGGCTCTTGCCGAGGAGAAACAAGTCGAAAAACGTGGTCTGGTTGGATCCCTGGGCAGCTACGACCACGGAATAATTAGCGGTTATGGTGGTGGCTACGGAGGTGGGTATGGAGGCGGCTATGATGGCGGCTATGGTGGAGGCTTTGGAGGCGGCTATGGAGGCGGCTATGGAGGTGGCATCAGCTCGGCTGTTGGAGGCGCCAGAGTGACCAACATCGCCATCACCAAGCAGGTCCCCGTTCCATACCCAGTAACAGTGCAGCGTACTGTCCCAGTACCAGTCAAGGTTCCTGTCACAGTACCAGTCAACAGGCCGGTACCAGTGCCCGTCCCACAGCCGTACCCTGTCCCCGTGCAGAGGCCAGTCCCAGTACCCGTGAGTGTCCCTAGCCCAGTCCCCGTACCAGTACCACAGCCTGTCGTCGTCAACCAGCCGGTACCTGTCGTCGTGGGAGGCGGAGCTGGTATTGGCGGAGGTCTCGGAGGTGGCTACGGCGGTGGCTATGGCGGCGGGTTCGGTGGAGGCTACGGTGGAGGCTACGGTGGTGCCATCGGCGGTGGCTACGGCGGTGGTTACGCTGGAGGCATATCTGGAGGCTATGGAGGCTACGGGAAATACAGCCACTAA